The region ACTGTTAACTAATGTATGGAAAGGAGAAAGCCCTATTTTTGTTTCTCACGAGGGAAGGATACGTGGGAAAAAGGGGAAAGGAAATCAGCGAGCAGCAATTATTAAATTGGGCTTGCTCACAGGTTAAAAGCAACAATGATTACCATAAGTTAAACAAAGAATACTTTCACTTGCCTTAAGGTGAGACATAAGCTTCTTATCCAACGTCTGCTCTAGAAACTTTGGACTAACAAGATGAAGTGAGCCCAATAGCTGGGAAGCCTCCCGTCGCACATTCATGGACAAGTCATTCACCATGTGACAGATTTTGATAAAGGCATCATCAACCAGACGAGCATCGTCAGATGATGGTAATTTAACAATTCTGCCAGGAAACCAAAATAATTCAAAAAATGTTAATACATTGTATTCCTGCTCAGGTTAAAGCTTATAcctcaattgaaaacaaactgACTATCAATAATTAACAAAACATAGTTGCATAGCAATAATGGCATCTGTgaacaaaattaatagaaacgttaaaaatttttttgtgCTCTTATAAGTTTAAGTAATTTCGTGAGAAATAAGAGACTGATCATGATTCACAGCCCGACCAACCTCTCAGGGTCTCCAAGGCTAAACACCCAAATCAACCTGATGGCCACTAATCGAACATCTTCAAAGTCGTCATCTAAAGCCTGAGATGCCTGTTCATACACTGCCATGTCCAGCATCTGACCTCTCTCATGAAGTGTAAGCTGCACgtgcaaaataaaaagaaataataatactacAGCCAAACCTCCGGTTGCGACCAACTCTTGTTAGCAACCACCTTTCCTCAatgaccacttttccaaaatacCAAATGTTTCTGATAAAAATCACTATTTGTCGAACCTCTTGCAAGCGACCACCTCTCGTAAGTGGCTGTGACCACTCTTAGAgctaatacatgtagtttgaaattttctattgtttttaacctcccgtaagcgaccaATTGACAGGTAATAGGGTGGAATTGGATAATAACGTGTTGTAAGATTATCAATGATTCTTGGGTAGTACAAGAGAgggaatttttttaatgtgaAGGACCAGATTTTTCTGGAAATGGACTTTTACGtgaataaaacaattaaaattttgaagaaaatatgCACATATGCTGTATTCTGTCAGtcttacagtcaaaccaagtgaagcgtaccccttaagattgcattaatgaagtgattatttgaaacttgaacccgctagtcttttcaagaatgcaataatgaattgattattcgaatattgaactcgctcgctcgatccaagaatacggctaaattcgctaacggcttccgttttcgaaaaatcaattcactgttgcgactggtaggtttcaaacctactagtcttttctagaatgcaatgctgaatcgatttttcggaaacggaacccgttagccgtattcttggatcgaacgagcgagttcaatattcgaataatcaattcattattgcattcttgaaacgactagcgggttcaagtttcaaataatcagttcattaatgcaatcttgaggggtacgcttcacttggtttgactgtaaaaagACCTTAAATGTCTCATAACTACAGAAAATTAGAACTGATTTGTTGATTATGACTGTTCTCTAAAGAACAACATTTTAACAGAATTACGGTATGAAAATCGAAATACAGTATTCCACGTGGTCAGCACACTCGCTTTTCAGTCCAAGTCATATCCTaggtttttgatttttgatttcAGCCAAGGTATTGATGTCTTGTGTCTccgtaaaaaaattttaaatgtaTTCATGTGGGAAAGAATATTTTTGTGACTACTAAAAGTTATTACATGGGTTTACATGGGCATTGGCACATAAGTTGTTATCAAAAGGCATATGCAAATGAGGCAAAATTTGGACTCGATATCATGTTCAGGCTCTTGTAAGCGACCACCTCCCGTAAGCGATCACCTAGGCTAGACATTTTGGATGGCCTTGGCCAGAAAAGTATTATAATGCATTCTGTTTGCAAACAAACTCACTTAGTCTAAGAAACCATGTTAGACCTGATACCTTGTCCACTCTTTGATAAAAATTTATCCTTCATAGAAAACATGCAAGGGTCTCTTAACATGGTGAAGGGAAGACCTAGAACATGGATCACATTGGTGGCATATGCGTCCTGTATTCAGTTTGCATGTAGCTGAGATCCAAGAAGAGATCCTGGCAAAGATTCTACCTTCATGTGAGCTACTTTCACTTGGAAATTCCTAGTACACACCAGGTGGCAGTTGGGCATGATCTCCTTTCTACTGATTAATAAAGcacagaaatttctgcatgttaATTAACACTTTGatgcccaaaccggcctaaactggccagacgaGGGTACGGCTACATGTAGGCTagtcaatgggaaacccctgggagtcaaatGGGTTAACCCAGCAGAAATTTGTTTTGCCCTCAAGGATCTTGCTGAAATTATGCACATACCAGTGCTTGCAAAGCACTTGTCCTGACACGTGGATCACTATCCTTTGAATAGCTGGCAAGCAACCTTTGTACCCCTCCCTCTGAGTAAAGTTCTGTCCAAGTTGGTGGTGACTGTATGGATCCTTGAGTAAGGTGACCAATCAGTAATAGACACTGACATCGAACTAGAGTGTGTGAATCTTTAAGATGCTgatgacaaaataaaacaaggCTTGCTACACTAAAATTCTCACAGTTTGTTTGCGATTTGCTCATAACCTTAGTAAGAAACTCACTTtacaaactgaaaacaaaaatgtgcaAGTCAGCAAGGAATAGGCCAATTTAggttgaaggggtagtttctaaagaaactgtggtgctgcgtcggtggggaagtagtatacaaaaatttggttttatcaacggagttgataatgtaaattggccaccgtacagagattctaaaagctgacgtttcgagcgttagcccttcgtcagagcgaatcgaaggTTAGGTTGAGATTGGTTTAATGACGAttctcaaattaaaaaaactgtcTTTGATCCTTGAAAGGTGAGAGGGCACTCCTGTAAAAACTGATACAACTGCTTAAAGGAGCTACGTCACAtgaaatgatgtaatttcacgaCTGTCACCCAAAATGCCCACAAAGTGTAGaataaaacattgcaataaccacttaaaactgttgaacaacataaaacaaatacagcaaaaagaaagaagaatggatgggcacaaatggacaagattggaATCGACGGGATTTGGGTAGTCCTCAAAACAAGTTggcttgatatttttcaagtttatgccAAATTGCCTGTATTTAAAGGTCCTTTTTGTTCAGAAatatcttgtttgtgatgtaacgataattttatcagtaaaggaattccacataaGTTTGATAACCACCTTTGAGTTTTAAACCTGTGATTACTAAAAATTTCCCAGAAACACCCTAACATAATGcaacatagcccctttaaaaggAATGAAGTACATCATGTTTTTATATACTCACCTGCAATGCAGTCTTCTCAATATGGCGCACAATCTTTCCCtgaaagaaataatatttattttcttccaCTTCCTTACTGACTGACTGCATTTTGATCTTGAAAAGTAATAATAAAGCAAAACATTGCTTATCCAAACAACTTACCTCTTCTTTGTAGAGCTTGCCAAGATGAAGCAGAGTGTGAAAAATCTGTGCACGCACTTTGTGAGAtcctaaatgaaacaaaatcaagCTTTCTTCATTATCATAATTTAACATTAGAAAAAGCATTGGACGGGTTTGAAAATTTGCTTGTCATGATGTATCAAAGTCTGGGCAACTATATTATGCATTGTATTCCTGTTCAAGCATGGTCCCAATCTACCTGCTATTGGTCAAAATTGTTTCAATCAAACTATTCTTTAcaaaatagctgccaaaacttcgaCCTGCTCAAAGTGAAGTTAAATGACAATTTAATTGAGTTAACAATTGGGAGTGACTGCGGTCAATCGTTATCAGTGGTCATGTTATATTTGAGCACAAGTTGGATTCCTCGTGCTTGGGGTTGTAGAACTTATCTATATTTATCGGTGGGGCAGGAAGGAGCATTTTGTGCAGAGTGTTTTCATGgttttttcccctctcttcCCCCCTTTAACTTTCCACTGTTTAtaagtgtgacgggtgcctgtcTTCTCAGGGGCATAGAGGCTTGTGGCtaggttgtcaggttttgccagccatcagTGCAGTCTCTATCTTGGAGCTGGCaaccaatagtggaagctccaggatgtttcaGGCACCCAACTTCCACATAGCAACGCAGTTGTTAatgaataaataacaaacaaacaaacaggagTTGAACCTATGACCCTCCAATtgctagttcggatgctctgctACTGAGCTATAGGACACCCGCAAGAGATGGGCCATGGTCCATCTGACAAGTACTGAACATCACACCCTGGGGCCCATTGCCTGGaaatacttaaggacggtgcctactattgttattgcgcatatgtccTGTGCATATCGAAAGACATGGGTTTCCTaagggtggtgcttattaagaCAGGAAAACTTTTGCGCCATTTAAAACTATGCCCGGGAAaccagaacttagcaagtgcccttgctatccaaaaagaaaattgggggtaaccacgcatttctcagagataattaagctttactTTTGAAAAGAACGCCAAATTATGTTGCTTTATAATTTAaaactctttacaaatattgttgattcattatctttgaaaatgcgtggttaaccccaatttcctttttggatttcaataacatttgttaagatctgcttttcccgcatattcagtaaccGCGcaaaacacctttgaattaataggcaccgtccttaacacgtCCACGGAGCTAATACCACCAATGAAGTACAGTTGGATATCTTACCTATCTTCCTATTCTCGTCATCTGCATTTAATAGTTGAATCAAGTCTTCAATTACGGAGTGAAAATTTACCCCGGGCTGACTTCCAACACTTGCAAGTAAGgaaattactttgattttaaTGACAGTATCCGAAGTCTCGTAAAACCTATCCCACAGCGTTCTGATTACGAATTCAGAAACTTCCGATGACTCTAAAGGGAGCTCTCTCTCAAGATCAACCAGCGTCTGAAGGATTTCCTGCTGTGTAGAATACTGAGAAAGTTCAAAGGCAAGTCTTTTCGAAGCGTCAACAGTCTGACGAATTCGTTTGAGTTTCAAGACAGGTTGACTTTGGCTGCCAAAATCTAGGGTCTCATCTGATATTTCCTCTACAACTGTCGTGGAACAATCTGGGTTAGGCCTCTTCATACCTTTTGAAAGGTACGTGGTCAATGATCAACGAAAAAGTGAAAATGTGAGGGAAAACTACTGTGTCTCCGAAAAGCAGCCTAATAATGGCTGCCAGGATGCCACCATTTCGTGTTGACGAGGGGACCTGGTAACGATTTCTTTGTAACGAATGGTTCACGCAACGTAATTTCCCATTTCACGCAAACATAAATTcgggttttttttgttattatccTCGTTCatattttgatttgtttgcttGATCAATTTTTTCAAGCAGGTTGAAAcagttaaagtgcctatgaaatgaaaaataatgaaagCTTATTTGAACAAAACACAGTGTTTTAATGTTTGAAATATCTACTAATGTTCTGGAGATATTGaagttttttttgtaaaaactgatgacatcatcagtggttctaaaggaaaacaaatcacaaaatataaattaaagcagttctcttcaaacttggcaccagtaatgtacaAATGTTAGGCACTTTCTGTCTTTTAACCAAAAATCACTCACACTCTgacagagattccaaccctcccATTTTGGCTGGAAACCTACTGTTTTAAGAGAATATTTTCAGCCTCCCAGTTTTTGAAAAAACTCTTCCTATTCTAAGAAAGATAATGTGTTCTTTGTTTAACCAGTCTTTTCAGCTCGGTTCTTTGCCGTTTTTCTGTGGCTTCTCAGCCATTTTTACCCCTTTGGGACTGTAGCATGAGCTAGCAGTAATTAATATTTTGGGCGTGGTAATGCACTGGACTGCCTCGACTTTGTAACTTTGTGGGACCAATAGGCCTTAGCTTTCGCTGCCACTCCACTATTTTCTGTGATTGACTGTGAtctcaaaatgcaggaaatgacATCTTAAAATTTTTTCTCAGGGAGCATGCCTGTCGAAAACCCCCTTGAGACTTGCCACTGCTGCCGCTCCTAAAGACCTCCCATTTTTTCAGTTGACAGGGTTGGAATCTCTACTCTCAGTGAGTTGATTAGGAGAGCTTCGGCAACGTGGGCTCCATTGTGTGTTTTGAGCAGGACTGTCTGTTTGCttgatttgagaaaaaaattcatttacaaCCAAAAGGGACTAGAGCCAAATATGTTGCCATGGTTACGTCATACTCTGCACTGTCTTGCATGTTTCTTAAGGGTTATTACTCATGCCAAGTTTGAATAATATCGCTGTTACAATTTCAGAGATATTCTTGATTTTGTGATCCATCTTCCAGTGGAACCACTGAAAACATCGTCAGTTTAAATTTTAACaactcaaatatctctgaaAAGAAAACAGATACTTCGAAACGAAAAAGGCCATTCCTCACTATTTTGAAAACCCTTTCAAATAGGCATTGATTATTtttcacttcataggcacttcAAAAGCATTTGAAGTTTGGTTGGGATAAGGCAAAAAGAATAGAAAAAGCAATAAGGAACAATTCTAAATGTTACATGTAACACGACAATGTTAATTTACATATTGGACAAATGAATAATTTTCTGTGGGGCAGTCCTCTACAATAAAAACATAAGGTCACAATGTTCCATAATATTAATCTGAGGAAGCTTTTATTTTCTAAAAGGGCTTTACACAATGGTAGCACCTGACTGACAAAACTCTCAAGTAAAGAACAACAATAGTGAAGAAAGAAACATAATCATTGAATTTCTATTCCAAATCTCCCAAAAACAAGACTGTTATGCTGATACAGATACACTAATGTAGGTGCAACAGCTTCTGACGTGTTGTTCTGCAACACATATTAAGCTTGTTGGTTGTTACTTTTCAGATTTGTattaatgttttgtttgtttatttctttggttGTTTACATATACTTTGCACCCTTTTGGTTGCCTTAAAGTGTCTGCCATACAGTGTTGACTACATAATATATGGACAACTTCAATGCAGTATTTCTGCCAAGACAGAAAACGAGCAGGTTTATTTACATCTATTTACAGAATTAGTTGCCATTACTGGTTTTTATAAAAGCAAATGGTAAAGGTCCTCATAAACTTGCAAAGCGTTGCCATAATGTAAGCTTTTTCCAGTCTGCAAGTTCAATGGACAGCTAGACATCCAAGTAATAAACCACCAAAAGGCTCTCCCTATTTCATCTGATCCCattgaaaatatgagaaaagGAAATGCTGTGGAATCTGCTTGGATGCTAGAAAAGTGTTCCTCTCATTCGCCTTCCCATTCCTCTGTCATAGACCACATTGAACTTGTTGATGAACTGaataaaagagaaacaaaacgAAAGTACAAGTCAGAAAAtgattttcaattttacacAACAATGTTTTCTTATGTTTAAGGCACAAGTACTGGTAACTTAACTGGCAAAACATACCTCATTCAAGCTGTTGGCACCTTTTGTTATTGTGGACAAATAACACATCAGCATAACATCATTACATTGctagtggaaaaaaaaaacaatactaATCAGTCATACGTGCATATCGGTGCACATTTTAGCGATTCCAAAAGAGTTTTAGAGGAAACTTTGACAATGGGGAATTGGTCAATACACTGGGTGATAATATTGATAATTTTATGAAGTCTTTGGAGTAAGTTGTTGACTTGCGTTTCTGGGTTTGTATGTATTTTGACCCTTGCATCATAGCTCAACTAGAGCACAGTAGTACAGTTTTCTACCTCCTTATTTTCACCAGGGGAGGGAAGGATGGGGAGAGGGTTAAGGGGGGAGGGGCAGTTAATTATACTTATCATCACACCGTAGATGCAGACTTTCTAGAATATCAGGACTGGGAGGagaatacaaaattaatgtaaaattaTTACCATTTGTGCAACCCACATGGGTTGGGCACAAACTTACATTATAGAAGTCTTCTTTAAATAAGTCTGTCTTCATAACTGGAAGTCGTTGAATCAAACTCAAGGCGTCACGCATTATCTCATGGTTACAAGGAATCTCTCCTttataaaagaacaaaaaaccaCAATACTCCATAAGTTGAATAAcattgaaataaaaaacaatgaaGGAATAAAAGAGGCAgataattataaaattaattattaaaactgCTTGTATAATTTAGTAGTTGCAATCctgtatgcaaaaaaaaaattatgcacaAAAATATTCATAAAGAAGGAATCATACCATTCTTAACAGCTTTCACATAATCCAAAATCATCTTAACTCTGGAATGGAGCATCTTGATTGCATTGTACTGGGCTAAGAGATGCTCTGATACTGTTCAACGAAATCAACATAGAAAAGAACCATAATTTTTATGAAAAGTATAGTAAGTATTATAGTAAGTATTTTAGTCAAATTGACAGGCTACAGAAAAGGGCATTGAGATTTGGGTATATCTAACATGTAGTTCATCAATCAAACAGGTTGTCAAAGATAGGGATGTAAGGTTGTACAGTAGTATAATAGCGGACAATCCCTCCCACCCCCTGCAGGATCTTCTAAAAGCAGAGCTCTACACAGTAGATTCCATCCATACCACATCCCAAGTGTCAAAACGGAAAGATTTAAGAAATGCTTTGTTAATAAATGCCTCTTCAACTTTTAAATGAATCTTAAGTTAGTACCGGTATTTTGTAGTTTAATACAGTTTTAACCTCATTTTATAATAAGTTATAAGTCTTAATGTTTGTTTAATGACTTCaaataataacttcttactaaccaagcgcgagggccatactggggaatattggccagtacggctcgagcttgCTCAGTTAGTAAGTAGTtcattatatggctttttaattaccttttgctttgtttttgcaagcccatAATTGGCCTGTGGGCATTAccggagaataatgccctacaatttagtcacaattagccaatcagagcacgcgttatatcggctacaaacacaagccatataataaagacctttattatttttattattattatcattatcattattattattattattattattattattattattattatttagtgcAAGTCAAGAGTATCTACGGAGAAAGATGGTGTAACTGGTATTTCCAAAGCTAAAtctaaagaatttgtttcaTTTACAGTGACCTCTAATAAATTATTTAAGGTATGTACAAACCTGTAGAGGCATCAACAGTGCCAGTGTTAGAAAGTCTGGCAACATGATCCACTCCAATACGTTCAGCTTCTTCTGTTGCTAAAGTGTACTGAGTTTCAACGAATAACATTCGAGTCTGAAAGGTTTAATATTATGATACCCCGGCATCAGAATCATAGAATAGAATTGTATGCATTTCATTCACAGGAAAACTACTGCTCCATCCACAATGTCTCACAGATTCATATAACTGATTGTACTAACTGAAAAAAAGCAATCAGTGAAATCAAGTAAATGTATACTTGAAGGACTCTTCAAACAAATCTTTCAAAATCTAAGTGACCTTGCAAAATGTTTTAACCCATCGACACCGAACTGCCATAGACTGCCCCCtgaccagtaaaatcgtctggcgttagacagagtaaaatctacatgtattattattaatccCCCACGCTAGGAGGAATGTGAATCAACTGACACTGTAACATGCTGCAAGACATTACAACAAGGTGAGTTTGAGAAATGACAACAGGCACAGCAATGGCAATGAcacaaaaaacaataatattattagctTGGAGAAAAGAAATAACGAGCTGCCTGAGCAGCATgaattttattaaattccttgcCTGTATTCTTCGAAACTTGTAACAATGTGGACTTTGAGATTTTGATGTCTTTACTTAAAACCACTCATACCAATTTAGTTTTAGGATAATGTGCCCATACTTTACAAAGTGAACATAATGCGAATAATTGCTTAGAAAGACCTAAGGATTAGTGTGGGGGACTTCTTTTTACGGTCAGTGTTGCACATGGTTAGATTTCAAACTCCCAATTAAAACATGGACACACAATATTGAAGGAGTATGACTAaatcttttcttgtttttttttttttcattctcttcCTTTCCTACTTTCTTCTTATGTTCCAAGAGTCAGAACAAAAGGTAAACCCTCCCTGGGACTAGCCCTGCTCATCAGTGGAAAAATTTCCATCATAATACACATGTGGTGATAAATTACTTCTTAATTTGGCACAAAATTTCAGCAttaaatttataaatttacATGTGCAAAATCTACAATGTTGCCAAcagcaacttttcctacagtgtTTAACATGGCGTcgttatgaacgtaatttgtcactcCATGATATTACCAGCAAATCAATGGCAATAACTACGTCGAGGGCAAGATAAATTTCGTCGTTCAATTAACTTGGTCCCTTTGGACAAACATCTGCATTTTGCTTGTCTGAACCACAAAACTCTACTTGTCccaatgaaaacaacaacaaaacagctAGGTAATATAAAAAACTATTCAACTCCcgtgtttttgaaaaacaatgtacatacatgtagccATTACGATTAAACTGACAGAACTCCCCAAATtgaataaacatatttttgatACATCTGTTTAAGAGTCATTGTATTTATTCAAACGTTCTGGAGTGACAGTAGAATTTCTTCTCTCCTCTTTGCTCCTTCTAAAACATCTACGCCATTTTTGATGCCTGACCGCTTTAAAAagttaaagtaaagtaaaaaagtaaagtaaccatttTAGCATCATAAATCATAACATTACTTTCAACTGACAACCTGAGGTGCACTCATTTTACTTCCCTCTCTTCATCAGTT is a window of Montipora capricornis isolate CH-2021 chromosome 13, ASM3666992v2, whole genome shotgun sequence DNA encoding:
- the LOC138029325 gene encoding COP9 signalosome complex subunit 6-like; this encodes MLFVETQYTLATEEAERIGVDHVARLSNTGTVDASTVSEHLLAQYNAIKMLHSRVKMILDYVKAVKNGEIPCNHEIMRDALSLIQRLPVMKTDLFKEDFYNQCNDVMLMCYLSTITKGANSLNEFINKFNVVYDRGMGRRMRGTLF